Genomic window (Chondrocystis sp. NIES-4102):
GGCAAACTGCGAATGCGACTATCAGGATCGGCTGGAGGACATAATGGGATGAAGTCAATTATTGCTCATTTAGGTAGTCAAGATTTTCCGCGCTTAAGAATTGGTATTGGTAAGTCGGATGGTAAAAAAGAAACCATTAGCCATGTATTAGGCAAATTTACACCGACAGAAAATCAAGTAATTAACGAAATCCTATCAACAGCAGTAAAAGCGATCGAATTTAGTTTTAAACAAGGGCTGGAGAAATCCATGAGTCGCTACAATAGCTTTGCGGTGAATATCGATCAGGTTGATTAACTAATACCCAGCTATAAAAAAAGTCTTAACGTAGGTATTAATAATCGCCTCACCAAAAAACAAACTCAAAGCACCACCCAAAGCCAAAAAGGGCCCGAAAGGAATGGGCTGCTTTCTGCTAATTATACCCAAAGCGATCGCGCCACCACCAATAATTGAACCTACCCCACAGGCGATAAAACTAGATACTAAAACATATTTCCAGCCTACCCACGCCCCAATAGTTGCCATTAATTTACCATCAGCATCTCCCATAGCCTGCTGTCCTAACATTATTGAACCAAGGGCGGCGATCGTTTCAATCAACCATATCCCTAATACCGCCCCACCAATGCCAAATAGGAGTTGATTAGCTATTCCCTCTCCTTTGGCTAATTGCCACCCAAAAACAATTTGAAATACTAACCCCACCACTAACCCAGACTTAGTTAATACCGCAGGTAGAGTCATGGTGTCTAAATCAATGAGGGATAAAGCCAAAAGCCATGATAAAAATAGACAATAACCAATTGTTTGTAAACTGTAGCCATATCGCCAAAAAACCAAAGCAAAAATCAAACCTGTAATAGCTTCGACGATGGGATAGCGACTTGAAATTCTTGCTTTACACCAACGACAACGCCCTCGCAACCACAGCCAGCCAAATACTGGGACATTCTCAGTTATCCCTAATTTATGAAGACAATGGGGACAACGGGAAGGAGGATAAATTAAAGATAGATTAGCAGGGATACGGTAAACTACGACGTTAAGAAAACTACCAATACAAATACCAAAAGTAACAATAACAATAAAAGCGATAATCGCTGTAACCAGCGTTTCCATAATCTAATTTACAACGTGATTAAGAGTTATACTGTCAATAAATTTCTGCCTCAATTTGTTTCATAGGAATAAAACATTCTCTTGGTAAGAGTATGGGCTTAGGAGAAAATGTTAACTGCCCCCTATGACTATCTCGATTAATTACTACACCCATCGGTCGGTTGTCGGTTGAGATATTTAGACTGCAATATTTTCTGTAGATATTTCTCGCTGCGTTAATCAAAGTAGGATCGAAAAATACCATACTAGATTCTGAAGTTTTGCTTAGATTATGGTTGCGTGTAAATGTTGTAGAATTCACAGAACATTCGATTAAAAAGACAACTCTAAATTTAACCTAATTTTTTACAGAAAAGAAAAGAAAAAAATAAATTTATATTACAAAAATTGACAGTTAGCCAATAGCTTAGTATAAACTCAGTAATTTCCTATTTATTAGTTTAATGGGTGATGTATTACGTAATTTTTGCATTTTATCCACAAATTTAGAGACTTTTGCACCTTAAACTATAGTATTATCAAAATCTAAGCTAAATAAACGCTATATCGCAATTTTTCACCCTCAATTACTAGTTAAAATTCAACCTGGTTCTTGGCTAAATAGGTAATATATAGGGGAATTATTCCCTCAATTATTTGTCAAGGGAGTAATTACAGAAAAGGATACTTATATTAAAGTCAGTAAGTGAGTTACCCCACCTACTGCTCTACAAAACGCATCATGAAACTTTCACTTCAATGCGCTCCTCAATAAAACGGTTGTTGTCATCAATACGCTATTAGACCCTATGTAATCAACATTCCTCCTTCCCAATACCATCCTTGAGGGAGTTTTACTGGTTTAAAGGTAGGTTCGTGTGATCCGTCGGCTGATGTCTTTTTATCATGGCAATGTCGATGAAGTACCTGCAAGTTTTTATAGTAATCCGTTCCACCTTTTGATTTTGGGATAACGTGGTCTACTTCTAATACATCATCTTGTCTGAACGTTAAACCGCACCAGTTGCATTTTCCTTTTTGGGTTTTAAGCAATTTTGCTTTGCGGGATGGCATTAGGGGATTTTTTCCCATACGGGAACTCCAGTAAATTAAGTTTCCATCGTAAGGACTGACATCGCTTTTTACTTTCGTATAATGGATGATTTTTGTGTCACCATGTGAAAGTAGCCAATTATGAATATTTCCATCTTTGGTTGTCGCGAATATCCAATTTTTACTGATGATTTTACCTTCGTTTATGTTGTAAGTTTCATATTTTTGGAAGTATTTGTTTTTACACCAATCCTTTCCTTTATTATTATGCCTACTTATTCCCCATTTAAAGAGTTTCCACCAGATTAACCAATCCATTTTTTGAAAAACTTTCTTTGACACCCCTATGGAAAAATAATTACACCATCCGCGAATAATAGGGTTAAGTTTACCTATTAATGCTTCTTGTTTCCAAGATTTGGCTTCGGTAATTATTTTTGCCAGTTGTTTATAGTGTCTTAGGATGCTTTTCTTGCTAGGCTTGATTAAGGTTTTAAAGCCTAGTGATTTTCCTCTACACTTTCCGCAGTTGTATTTTCCAACGGTATATTGTTGGACGTTAAATCCTAAAAAGTCGAATCCTTTTTTTTCAGCCCCACAATTATGTAAGGTGTGTGTAATTCGAGTTTTACTGGGTTTTAACTCTAGTCCTATCTCTTTTAGCCAGTTTGAGAGCTTTTCTTTGCTTTTCACAACTATGTCATGTTTGTGGTGGAGTACAACTAAGTCGTCTGCGTATCTAATTAGAGATATTGAGTCTCTTTTACGTTGTTTACTCATACATCCTCCATTCGGATAGGTGATGTTTTGAGTTTCCGCAAAGTCTTTGATATACTCCTCCATTCCATGCAAGGCAATATTTGCAAGTAAGGGGCTTAATACCCCGCCTTGAGGTACTCCTTTATTAGTCATGAAAAGTGTTTCTTTATCCCAGACTCCTGCCTTTAGCCAGGCTCGTATTTGTTTACGAAGCTTTGGAAATGTTTTTAGCTTTTGTAGTAATTTTCTGTGATTGATACAGTCGAAACATTGACTGATATCAGCATCAAGAACATATTTTGGTTTATATCTTGTTGCATCGAAAATTGCTGCAATAGCATCATGGCATGAGCGTCCAGGTCGAAAACCATAGCTGTTTTTCTCGAACTTTGCTTCCCATTCTGGCTCAAGAGCTAATTTGACAAGGCATTGTATTGCTCGGTCTTTTATCGTAGGTATTCCTAAAGGTCTTGTCTCTTGTTTTTCTGGTTTGGGAATCCATACCCTTCTAACAGGAGACACTTTAGAACCCAAGTTGATTTTATCAACCAGTTCAAAACGTTGCTTTGGGGTCAGCATTTTTTTTCCGTCCACACCTGCCGTTTTTGCACCCTGGTTATCTTGGGAGACTTTACGAACCGATATTAATTTTGCACTTCTGGAGTTAATTAGTAATTTTTGGAGTCGTTTAATGTTTTTGACATTGCCACGAATGGACGCTTGATAGATACGTTTTTGAAGCTTATACAGAACCTTCTCGAATTTCTTCCAGGGTAGGTCTGCCCATTCATACTCTTGTTGTATTAATTCAACATAGTCCATAACTTATTAACTTCTACTTATGTCCCTATCTTCCGTTTCATCGTGAGTCTGTCAGCATATACTTCTTATTACAAGAAGTCTTTAGCTTCTGACTCTATCTTTATCAATTATTTCCTAGCTAATGAAACTAGATGTTACATCTTGGTTGATTACTCAGGTTTTCGACCTTTTGCCTGAGAGAAACAATTGATTTACTTCGTTCCAAATAATCTTTGTTTTGTTCTTTTAGATGGGAGTCTATTTGCCACTTTTTAGGTAACACAGATAACTCATAAGAAACTGGTTATCACCTGTTTATCAAAGGATATACCGTTTGATAATGCCTTTTTAGGTCTCCTAGCGTATAAGCCTTTCCGCTAGTTCTAACTGGGGACAATTCAGTCAACTCCTTAGTCCTTGTTCATCATGAGAACTTGCCAACGGATTACCACATTAGGCTAGTAGTAATTTTCCGCCGTCCCCTCGCTTTACGGATTGAAGACCACTCTCTACCGCAGAGGTTTTGCTTTCACGTCTGTGTCTGACGGATTGGACTTGTGTGTTTTAAGAGATTAAGAATCTCCCTTATTTTCTTTGCTTTATAGCTCAATAAGGTTACTCACCAATAAGATTATTTAGTTATCATTGGTTGAGGATTAAAGTGCGAACTCCAGTCATATAAACTTACTCAACCAATGCCTTACATCCCCCTATATATAGGTTTCGTAAGAACGAATCGCACTGCTATTGTTAGCTGTTAGCTTTTAGCTTTTCTCTCATTGTCCCCTTGTGGGATTACTGTTTACTCCCCACATCTCCTGACTCCTGACTCCTGACTCCTACCTACTACCTACTACCTACTACCTACTACCTACTACCTACTATCGTCACGTTCGCGCTTTGGCGACCTCAAGAGCGTGCGCTCAGGGACGCTTTCCGCGCCTACTACCTACTACCTACTACCCACTACCCACTACCTACTACCTGTCTCCTGACTCAATTCTAATAACTCTGGGGATATCGGGTTATCAATTGCTAGCATGACAAAATTGGGCGTAGACTGTCTTCATGGGCAACAATCCAATGATAAATATCTTCTAAAGTTTGGGCTGGCTTCATTTTTGGTTGCCATTGAGTTTTTTGGATTAAGCGATCGCAATTGGTAATATAAATTGGAATATCTCCTGTTCTTTCTGTGGTGACAGATTCTATATTAATAGTATTGCCAGTAATCTCTTGGCATAATTGAGTCATTTCGAGTAGAGAAAGATTGCTATATCTACCTCCACCAACATTTAAAATATCTCCATCTAAGGAGTCAAAATTATTAACTTGGTAATCTACTAGTCTTAATAAATCCTTGATGTGTAGGAAATCTCTAACCTGTTTACCTGTACCACCATAGCCTATATATTTTAGGGGTTTTTGGAAATAATGAGCAGCCATCCATAAGACAACCACCCCTTGATCCACTTTTCCCATCTGCCAAGCACCTGTTAATATTCCACAGCGATTGATAATAGCTCGTAAACCAAAAGATTGGCGATATTCAGCTATTAATAGTTCTGATGCTAGCTTAGTTGTGCCATATAAAGATCGATAACTATGGATGGGAAAATCTTCATTGATTCCTTGCCAAGATACACCTGGGGTGGTTTGTTCCCTAGCTAGTTCTAATCTGGTGTTGGTTTCAACTACTTTAATCTTGGTTAGAGGTTCGATGGAATATATGCGACTGGTGGAGAGAAACAGGAGATTAGCATGGGTTTTTCTGGCTAATTCTAAAAGATTTATTGTGCCGACTAAATTGGTATCGAGAACATATTGAGGGGAATTTACACCTGCTAAAACGGAAGGTTCAGCCGAACAATCAATGATTGTATCAACATCTAATAAACTCGGATCTAAATCATCTCTAAAACGGACATCTCCATGAATAAATTCAATTCCCAATGCTTTAAAGCGTGGTAAGTTTAATTCTGATCCTCTACGTCGTAAATTGTCTAAACAGATAACCTGTGAGTCTGGATGTAGTTGCTTAAGTCCAATTGCTAGAGAACTGCCAACGAAACCAGCACCCCCTGAAATTAAAATGCGATCGCTCATCTTAAATCTTCCTGATTGTCATCATAAACTACTTTAACTTGGCAACCCCTTCAATTTGATAGGCTTTAGCATTATTAGTGTTAAAAACCCAAGCAGTGATGGAAGTGGCTTGAGAGGGAATTGTTTGGGAAGAAAAAGACGTTTCCCAGGTTAATTTTGTCTGTTGAGGATTGATCAACAGTTTAAATATATCTTTGTCATCAATTTTTAACTCTGCGATCGCCAAGGGATATGGAACTTGATCGGTGGTTTGATAGGCTAAAATTACTGTATCAAAGGATGACTGTGATGAACTAGGTAATGTCCAACCAGAAGCCAGATAAGAACCATCCGTGTTTGCCGTAAAATTAGCTAATTCTCCATACTTAGGCTGATTTTGCTGTATGGGAGTTTGCCAATCAATCTGTTTAAGCAAGCCTGGTTGTAACCAGCCAATTTGATTGACTTTTCTTGCCTGTTGAACGAGTTTATTTGCATAGGGATATATTTTTGTTGCAAGACATTCTCGATCATTAATTAGATCGATGGTTAGTAGGCAGGTTTTGCCATATACTCTTTGATAATAAAAGTTAGTTGAGATTTTTACTCCTAATTGAAAGCTACTTATATAGGTAATTAACAAAGAAATTGAGAGGAAAGCAATGATAATTTTTAACCAAATTTGATTGGGAATTTGAGTTAAGATAATGCCCGATAAATAAATCAAAGCCACTATCAAATAAGTAGTAAAAGTAATATACCTTGAGGATAAAGAATATTCTATTCCTATACTCATCCTGCCCATAGTTGTTAACACTGCACTAAAAACTACATATAAGCCGATTAGTAACCAGGGACAAGCTCGCTCAACAATCTCAATGTTTTTGTTAATAACTAATATATAAAAACTAAAAATAATAAAGAGCAAGATAACAATGAAGCCAGTAATCTGACTAGCTAATAAATTTTGAGGAAATAGAGGTGATCCTAGTAAAGCAGAATAATAACTAATGGCTAAAATAGGGCGAGTAAAAATCTGGGTTACACTAGGTAAATCTGAAGGACGATGATAATCATATAGATAGACAGATAAGGTCATACTAATAGTAAGTAACCAAAAGTAAATCACCCATTTTTTAGGAAATCGATCTTGAATTGATTTTAAGAATAAAGCTGGGAAAATAATAATCCAACAGATCACACCATTGGCAAAAGAAAAAGTAGCGATCGCTGATAAAACAGCACTAGTTATTAATTTAGTTGACCAAGAACTTTGACTAAAGATAACTACTAAAGAAGTGGTAATAGCAGCAATTGAGACAAAAGTAACACCCTGAAATCCCCAGAACCAGGTTTCATATTGTATAGGACTAAAAATTAATAAATTGCTTAAAATAAAACTAAGATAAT
Coding sequences:
- the hofD gene encoding type 4 prepilin peptidase; protein product: METLVTAIIAFIVIVTFGICIGSFLNVVVYRIPANLSLIYPPSRCPHCLHKLGITENVPVFGWLWLRGRCRWCKARISSRYPIVEAITGLIFALVFWRYGYSLQTIGYCLFLSWLLALSLIDLDTMTLPAVLTKSGLVVGLVFQIVFGWQLAKGEGIANQLLFGIGGAVLGIWLIETIAALGSIMLGQQAMGDADGKLMATIGAWVGWKYVLVSSFIACGVGSIIGGGAIALGIISRKQPIPFGPFLALGGALSLFFGEAIINTYVKTFFIAGY
- a CDS encoding RNA-directed DNA polymerase, yielding MDYVELIQQEYEWADLPWKKFEKVLYKLQKRIYQASIRGNVKNIKRLQKLLINSRSAKLISVRKVSQDNQGAKTAGVDGKKMLTPKQRFELVDKINLGSKVSPVRRVWIPKPEKQETRPLGIPTIKDRAIQCLVKLALEPEWEAKFEKNSYGFRPGRSCHDAIAAIFDATRYKPKYVLDADISQCFDCINHRKLLQKLKTFPKLRKQIRAWLKAGVWDKETLFMTNKGVPQGGVLSPLLANIALHGMEEYIKDFAETQNITYPNGGCMSKQRKRDSISLIRYADDLVVLHHKHDIVVKSKEKLSNWLKEIGLELKPSKTRITHTLHNCGAEKKGFDFLGFNVQQYTVGKYNCGKCRGKSLGFKTLIKPSKKSILRHYKQLAKIITEAKSWKQEALIGKLNPIIRGWCNYFSIGVSKKVFQKMDWLIWWKLFKWGISRHNNKGKDWCKNKYFQKYETYNINEGKIISKNWIFATTKDGNIHNWLLSHGDTKIIHYTKVKSDVSPYDGNLIYWSSRMGKNPLMPSRKAKLLKTQKGKCNWCGLTFRQDDVLEVDHVIPKSKGGTDYYKNLQVLHRHCHDKKTSADGSHEPTFKPVKLPQGWYWEGGMLIT
- a CDS encoding 3-beta hydroxysteroid dehydrogenase/isomerase; the encoded protein is MSDRILISGGAGFVGSSLAIGLKQLHPDSQVICLDNLRRRGSELNLPRFKALGIEFIHGDVRFRDDLDPSLLDVDTIIDCSAEPSVLAGVNSPQYVLDTNLVGTINLLELARKTHANLLFLSTSRIYSIEPLTKIKVVETNTRLELAREQTTPGVSWQGINEDFPIHSYRSLYGTTKLASELLIAEYRQSFGLRAIINRCGILTGAWQMGKVDQGVVVLWMAAHYFQKPLKYIGYGGTGKQVRDFLHIKDLLRLVDYQVNNFDSLDGDILNVGGGRYSNLSLLEMTQLCQEITGNTINIESVTTERTGDIPIYITNCDRLIQKTQWQPKMKPAQTLEDIYHWIVAHEDSLRPILSC